The Cynocephalus volans isolate mCynVol1 chromosome 2, mCynVol1.pri, whole genome shotgun sequence genome window below encodes:
- the UBE2D2 gene encoding ubiquitin-conjugating enzyme E2 D2, which translates to MALKRIHKELNDLARDPPAQCSAGPVGDDMFHWQATIMGPNDSPYQGGVFFLTIHFPTDYPFKPPKVAFTTRIYHPNINSNGSICLDILRSQWSPALTISKVLLSICSLLCDPNPDDPLVPEIARIYKTDREKYNRIAREWTQKYAM; encoded by the exons gAATTGAATGACCTGGCACGGGATCCCCCAGCACAGTGTTCAGCAGGTCCTGTTGGAGATGATA tGTTCCATTGGCAAGCTACAATAATGGGGCCA AATGACAGTCCCTATCAGGGTGGAGTATTTTTCTTGACAATTCATTTTCCAACAGATTATCCCTTCAAACCACCTAAG GTTGCATTTACAACAAGAATTTATCATCCAAATATTAACAGTAATGGCAGCATTTGTCTTGACATTTTACGGTCACAGTGGTCTCCAGCACTAACTATTTCAAAAG TACTCTTGTCCATCTGTTCTCTGTTGTGTGATCCCAATCCAGATGATCCTTTAGTGCCTGAGATTGCTCGGATCTACAAAACAGATAGAGAAAA GTACAACAGAATAGCTCGGGAATGGACTCAGAAGTATGCGATGTAA